A section of the Streptomyces sp. 6-11-2 genome encodes:
- a CDS encoding SCO4225 family membrane protein, whose protein sequence is MTAALQGPAGYERGRVAAWLAGGYAATIVGLALWIEALVLFGDPGFSGVWLIWAALPLSVPITALPVTGGVYLLLLTAGGLVQAWVLWRVLRGKQVR, encoded by the coding sequence ATGACGGCGGCATTGCAGGGACCGGCCGGCTACGAGCGAGGGCGCGTCGCGGCGTGGCTCGCGGGCGGCTACGCGGCGACCATCGTCGGGTTGGCACTCTGGATCGAGGCGCTCGTCCTGTTCGGCGACCCGGGGTTCTCGGGTGTCTGGCTCATCTGGGCGGCGCTGCCCCTCTCCGTCCCGATCACCGCACTGCCGGTCACGGGCGGGGTGTACCTCCTGCTCCTGACAGCAGGGGGTCTCGTCCAGGCCTGGGTGCTGTGGAGGGTGCTGCGGGGGAAACAAGTGAGGTGA
- the cynR gene encoding transcriptional regulator CynR gives MALELRHLRYLLAVAEHGSFTRAAEDLRISQPTLSQQVRQLERTVGVPLLDRSGRSVRLTDAGETYARHARRALRDLEAGRRAVQDVQDLTRGHLRLAATPTFTSYLVGPLVADMHARHPGITLDVKEMTQDRIESALLADDLDLGIAFSGSHLPGVVAQTLFTETLSLVTGAPDPGAGPSRPLPVNELSNKQLALLNGDFATRSHIDAHFATHRVQPRIVVEADSVQALVEIVRRTPIATVLPDAITHDHPHLRPVPLEPALPARTVTLLRRGSSYQSAAARAFTRLTQDLVRARGYTDAPQ, from the coding sequence ATGGCTCTGGAACTGCGTCACCTGCGCTACCTGCTCGCCGTGGCCGAGCACGGCAGCTTCACCCGCGCCGCCGAAGACCTGCGCATCTCCCAGCCCACGCTCTCCCAGCAGGTCCGGCAACTGGAGCGGACCGTGGGGGTGCCGCTCCTCGACCGCAGCGGCCGCAGCGTGCGACTGACCGACGCCGGCGAGACGTACGCGCGCCACGCCCGCCGCGCCCTGCGGGACCTGGAGGCCGGACGGCGTGCCGTCCAGGACGTCCAGGACCTGACCCGGGGCCACCTGCGCCTGGCGGCGACGCCGACCTTCACCTCCTATCTGGTGGGCCCCCTGGTCGCCGACATGCACGCCCGCCATCCCGGCATCACCTTGGACGTCAAGGAGATGACCCAGGACCGTATCGAGTCGGCCCTGCTCGCCGACGACCTCGACCTCGGCATCGCCTTCTCCGGCTCCCACCTTCCCGGCGTCGTGGCGCAGACCCTGTTCACCGAGACCCTGAGCCTCGTCACCGGCGCCCCCGACCCCGGGGCGGGCCCGTCCCGGCCGCTACCGGTCAACGAGCTGAGCAATAAGCAACTCGCGCTGTTGAACGGCGACTTCGCCACCCGGAGCCATATCGACGCCCACTTCGCGACCCACAGGGTGCAGCCCCGCATCGTGGTGGAGGCCGACTCCGTCCAGGCCCTCGTCGAGATCGTGCGGCGCACCCCGATCGCCACCGTGCTTCCCGACGCCATCACCCACGACCACCCGCACCTGCGCCCCGTCCCCCTCGAACCCGCCCTGCCCGCACGCACCGTCACGCTGCTGCGGCGCGGCAGCAGCTACCAGAGCGCCGCCGCCCGCGCCTTCACCCGTCTCACCCAGGACCTCGTCCGGGCCCGCGGCTACACCGACGCCCCGCAGTGA
- a CDS encoding heme-binding protein, translating to MQHKAKKFSARAKAITSVAAVAAVGAGVVGAVSASADTPATAPVAAVAAVKTKATTTSTHLTAEAAADAALAALKAAQKEGRRVTVAVVDRNGNTIVTLRGDGAGPQSYDSAIKKAYTAVSWNAPTSELVKRLDSAPTLKDIPGTLFLAGGAPVAYDNAPIAGIGVAGAPSGDLDEKFAQAGVAAISNGR from the coding sequence ATGCAGCACAAGGCCAAGAAGTTCTCCGCCCGCGCCAAGGCCATCACCTCCGTGGCGGCCGTGGCAGCGGTCGGTGCCGGTGTGGTCGGAGCGGTGTCCGCCTCCGCCGACACCCCGGCCACCGCTCCGGTCGCGGCCGTGGCCGCGGTGAAGACCAAGGCCACGACCACCAGCACCCACCTCACGGCCGAGGCCGCCGCCGACGCCGCGCTGGCGGCGCTGAAGGCCGCCCAGAAGGAGGGCCGGCGGGTGACCGTCGCGGTGGTGGACCGCAACGGCAACACGATCGTCACCCTGCGCGGCGACGGTGCCGGCCCCCAGTCCTACGACTCGGCGATCAAGAAGGCGTACACCGCGGTCTCCTGGAACGCGCCCACCTCCGAGCTGGTCAAGCGCCTGGACTCGGCACCGACCCTGAAGGACATCCCGGGCACGCTGTTCCTGGCGGGCGGCGCCCCGGTCGCGTACGACAACGCCCCGATCGCGGGCATCGGCGTCGCGGGCGCCCCGTCCGGCGACCTGGACGAGAAGTTCGCCCAGGCCGGTGTTGCGGCGATCAGCAACGGGCGCTGA
- a CDS encoding nucleoside deaminase, giving the protein MDFAQRTINIARRNVAEGGRPFATVIVKDGEILAESPNRVAQTNDPTAHAEILAIREACTKLGTEHLVGATIYVLAQPCPMCLGSLYYCSPDEVVFLTTRDAYEPHYVDDRKYFELDNFYEEFAKNWDERRLPMRYEPRDAAVEVYQLWQEHNGGERRVPGAPTVA; this is encoded by the coding sequence ATGGACTTCGCACAGCGCACCATCAACATCGCCCGCCGCAACGTCGCCGAGGGCGGCCGCCCGTTCGCGACCGTCATCGTCAAGGACGGCGAGATCCTGGCCGAGAGCCCGAACCGGGTCGCCCAGACCAACGACCCCACGGCGCACGCCGAGATCCTCGCCATCCGCGAGGCGTGCACCAAGCTGGGCACCGAGCACCTCGTCGGCGCCACGATCTACGTGCTCGCCCAACCGTGCCCGATGTGCCTGGGGTCGCTCTACTACTGCTCACCGGACGAAGTGGTCTTCCTCACCACCCGGGACGCCTACGAGCCGCACTACGTGGACGACCGCAAGTACTTCGAACTGGACAACTTCTACGAGGAGTTCGCCAAGAACTGGGACGAGCGCCGGCTGCCGATGCGCTACGAGCCGCGCGACGCCGCGGTCGAGGTCTACCAGCTCTGGCAGGAGCACAACGGCGGCGAGCGCCGTGTCCCCGGCGCCCCCACCGTGGCCTGA
- a CDS encoding response regulator transcription factor — MAVGEGGETAARPQHLGVGFESVRFPGVAPPSVIRRLVERFVLPEARPAERERLSRLTEREREVLALVARGLSNADIAARLFFGETTVKTHLGRLLSKLGLRDRVHAVIFAYASGLVRVGA; from the coding sequence GTGGCAGTGGGCGAAGGTGGTGAAACGGCCGCGCGGCCCCAGCACCTGGGCGTCGGCTTCGAGAGTGTCCGCTTCCCCGGCGTGGCCCCGCCCTCCGTCATCCGCCGCCTTGTGGAGCGCTTCGTCCTGCCCGAGGCCCGCCCCGCCGAGCGTGAGCGGCTGTCGCGGCTGACCGAGCGCGAGCGTGAGGTGCTGGCCCTGGTCGCCCGGGGGCTGAGCAACGCGGACATCGCCGCTCGTCTCTTCTTCGGCGAGACCACCGTCAAGACCCACCTCGGCCGCCTGCTGTCCAAGCTGGGCCTGCGGGACCGCGTCCACGCGGTCATCTTCGCCTACGCGAGCGGCCTGGTCCGGGTGGGCGCCTGA
- a CDS encoding glycosyltransferase family 39 protein codes for MTSEPERALPSFAALPVVSVAVAFASVLTALSGRYGYHRDELYFLAAGDHPAWGYVDQPPLTPLVARAARAVFGDTPAGLRVPAALAFASYVVVAALVARELGCRRRAQALAAGLAGLSAQALAVGHMLSTATFDLLAWLVICQLVLRLLRTGDGRWWLALGAAVGVGLLNKYLVALLVVVLLAAILTVGPRRVLRSGWLPVGALIALVVASPGLWWQAHHGWPQLTVAGGISQDDGAENRLLFLPQQLVYLSPFFVPVWVTGWLRLWRDPALRWARVAAVAYPLLCLLVLGLGGKGYYAVPLLVVLLVAGCEPLADRLRSRSRALLLAGAVAVTAVINAMVTLPVLPPSALGVPLAMNKEQGEQIGWQALADTVSEAWSAVPAEDRARTVVFTQNYGEAGALDRYGPERGLPRPYSGHMSYADWRRPPDTANGPVLLVRQQNASGIEQFFTDCRPVARVDNRHGVPNEEQHATVALCSGTTAPWSRLWLSLRHSY; via the coding sequence ATGACGTCGGAACCGGAACGCGCGCTGCCCTCGTTCGCCGCCCTTCCTGTCGTGTCGGTGGCCGTCGCCTTCGCCTCGGTGCTGACCGCGCTGTCCGGGCGGTACGGCTATCACCGCGACGAGTTGTACTTCCTCGCCGCGGGCGACCATCCCGCCTGGGGATATGTGGACCAGCCGCCGCTGACTCCGCTGGTGGCCCGCGCGGCCCGAGCCGTCTTCGGCGACACCCCGGCCGGACTGCGCGTCCCGGCGGCCCTCGCCTTCGCCTCCTACGTCGTCGTGGCGGCCCTCGTCGCACGGGAGTTGGGGTGCCGGCGGCGGGCCCAGGCGCTGGCCGCCGGGCTCGCCGGTCTGAGCGCTCAGGCGCTCGCCGTCGGGCACATGCTCTCCACCGCCACCTTCGATCTGCTCGCCTGGCTGGTGATCTGCCAGCTGGTGCTGCGGCTGCTCCGCACCGGCGACGGGCGGTGGTGGCTCGCCCTCGGCGCGGCCGTCGGCGTCGGTCTGCTGAACAAGTACCTGGTGGCGCTGCTGGTCGTCGTGCTGCTCGCGGCGATCCTGACCGTGGGTCCACGGCGGGTGCTGCGCAGCGGGTGGCTGCCGGTGGGCGCGCTGATCGCCCTGGTGGTGGCCTCGCCCGGTCTGTGGTGGCAAGCCCACCACGGCTGGCCCCAGTTGACCGTCGCCGGCGGGATCAGCCAGGACGACGGGGCGGAGAACCGGCTGTTGTTCCTGCCGCAGCAACTCGTCTATCTCTCGCCGTTCTTCGTGCCCGTGTGGGTCACCGGCTGGCTACGGCTGTGGCGTGATCCGGCGCTGCGCTGGGCCCGGGTGGCGGCGGTGGCGTATCCGCTGCTGTGTCTGCTGGTGCTGGGGCTCGGCGGCAAGGGGTACTACGCGGTCCCGCTGCTCGTGGTGCTGCTCGTGGCGGGCTGCGAGCCGCTGGCCGACCGGCTGCGATCCCGGTCGCGCGCCCTGCTGCTGGCGGGCGCCGTGGCGGTGACTGCGGTGATCAACGCGATGGTGACGCTGCCGGTGCTGCCGCCGAGCGCGCTCGGAGTCCCGCTGGCGATGAACAAGGAGCAGGGCGAGCAGATCGGCTGGCAGGCCCTGGCGGACACGGTCAGCGAGGCATGGTCCGCCGTACCGGCCGAGGACCGTGCGCGTACCGTGGTCTTCACGCAGAACTACGGCGAGGCAGGCGCGTTGGACCGCTACGGCCCCGAACGCGGCCTGCCCCGGCCCTACTCGGGGCACATGAGCTACGCCGACTGGCGCCGGCCACCGGACACCGCGAACGGCCCCGTACTCCTCGTACGGCAGCAAAACGCTTCCGGCATCGAGCAGTTCTTCACCGACTGCCGCCCGGTCGCCCGGGTCGACAACCGGCACGGCGTGCCCAACGAGGAACAGCACGCCACGGTCGCCCTGTGCTCGGGGACGACAGCGCCGTGGTCGAGACTGTGGCTGTCTCTGCGCCACTCCTACTGA
- a CDS encoding SRPBCC family protein, whose product MSTLEEHIDVGVPVDSAWDSLHRVENYPRFMDGVRDARAEAGGRAQLDIEAGGRARQMEAEVSDRAGDRVMEWHTTGDPELKCSLSLHPIDQGNTRIQARLEYDPDTVREAFGGPRGFAQANAIERLVRSDLEHFREYAEHSR is encoded by the coding sequence ATGAGCACCCTCGAAGAACACATCGACGTAGGAGTCCCCGTCGACAGCGCCTGGGACAGCCTTCACCGGGTGGAGAACTATCCCCGCTTCATGGACGGCGTGCGGGACGCCCGTGCGGAGGCCGGGGGCCGTGCCCAGTTGGACATCGAGGCGGGCGGGCGGGCCCGGCAGATGGAAGCCGAGGTCTCCGACCGTGCCGGGGACCGCGTGATGGAGTGGCACACCACGGGAGACCCGGAACTGAAGTGCTCCCTCAGCCTGCACCCCATCGACCAGGGAAACACCCGGATCCAGGCACGGCTGGAGTACGACCCCGACACCGTCCGGGAGGCCTTCGGCGGCCCCAGGGGATTCGCCCAGGCCAACGCGATCGAACGGCTCGTCCGCAGCGATCTGGAACACTTCCGGGAGTACGCCGAACACAGCCGGTGA
- a CDS encoding polysaccharide deacetylase family protein: MQQRVRNASGAAHRTRAPTALVTAAALALALSGCGGGSLAPRAKAMTRVSSASGAAAGAGTGPARSPGGSVDCRRTRCVALTFDDSPSVRTPRILDILRRYRVRATFFTLGRDHVVAYPGTVRRMAAEGHEVETLTWSHRILTGIGPAEARKEITRGRDAVAKVIGRRPVLLRPPQGRTSPAVAAICRRLGMAQVLWSATASDYETTDSALITRRILARTGPGGIILLHDRVDPSNRGYNGTVAAIPGIISGLRAGGYTFVTVTRLLSPAGPRPGEVYRDGPLDR, encoded by the coding sequence GTGCAACAGCGCGTGCGGAACGCGTCCGGGGCGGCGCACCGGACACGCGCGCCGACCGCACTGGTGACCGCGGCGGCGCTGGCGCTGGCCCTGTCCGGCTGCGGTGGCGGCAGCCTCGCGCCGCGGGCCAAAGCCATGACGCGGGTGTCATCGGCGAGCGGCGCGGCGGCCGGGGCCGGGACCGGACCCGCCCGGAGCCCTGGCGGGTCCGTCGACTGCCGCCGGACGAGATGCGTGGCGCTCACCTTCGACGACTCGCCGAGCGTCCGCACCCCGCGGATCCTGGACATCCTGCGCCGGTACCGCGTGCGCGCCACCTTCTTCACCCTGGGCAGGGACCACGTCGTCGCCTATCCGGGAACGGTCCGGCGGATGGCCGCGGAAGGCCACGAGGTGGAGACCCTCACCTGGTCCCACCGGATCCTCACCGGGATCGGCCCGGCCGAGGCGCGCAAGGAGATCACCCGGGGCCGCGATGCCGTGGCGAAGGTCATCGGCCGCCGGCCCGTCCTGCTGCGCCCGCCGCAGGGCCGTACGAGCCCGGCCGTCGCAGCGATCTGCCGGCGGCTCGGCATGGCGCAGGTCCTGTGGAGCGCCACCGCGTCCGACTACGAGACCACCGACTCCGCGCTCATCACCCGCCGGATCCTGGCCCGCACCGGCCCCGGCGGGATCATCCTGCTGCACGACCGGGTGGACCCCTCCAACCGGGGCTACAACGGCACGGTCGCCGCGATACCCGGCATCATCTCCGGCCTCCGCGCCGGCGGTTACACCTTCGTCACCGTCACCCGGCTCCTCTCCCCCGCCGGGCCCCGGCCCGGTGAGGTGTACCGCGACGGGCCTCTCGACCGGTGA
- a CDS encoding ankyrin repeat domain-containing protein, producing MAKKSLSPTDRALLDAAHHGDAAAVREALAAGADREARDEQGRTPLLRAALADDVEAARVLVDAGADVNAQDDRLDSAWLVAGVTGSVAMMRALLPGGPDLKLTNRFGGVSVIPASERGHVAYVRAVLAETGIDVDHVNRLGWTALLEAVILGDGGRTHQEVVEVLLGAGADPLLPDADGTTARAHAERRGFRGIAALLREAEAQADPDHGTAERR from the coding sequence GTGGCCAAGAAGTCGCTTTCCCCGACCGACCGTGCCCTGCTGGACGCCGCACACCACGGCGACGCCGCCGCCGTCCGCGAAGCGCTGGCAGCCGGCGCCGACCGTGAGGCACGTGACGAGCAGGGCCGTACGCCCCTGTTGCGAGCGGCCCTCGCCGACGACGTGGAGGCGGCCCGGGTGCTGGTCGACGCGGGCGCCGACGTGAACGCGCAGGACGACCGCCTGGACAGCGCCTGGCTGGTCGCCGGGGTCACCGGAAGCGTGGCGATGATGCGCGCGCTGCTGCCCGGCGGGCCGGACCTGAAACTGACCAACCGGTTCGGCGGGGTGTCGGTGATCCCGGCGAGCGAGCGCGGTCACGTGGCCTACGTACGGGCCGTACTGGCCGAGACCGGCATCGACGTCGACCACGTCAACCGGCTCGGCTGGACGGCGCTGCTGGAGGCGGTGATCCTCGGTGACGGCGGACGCACGCATCAGGAGGTCGTGGAGGTGCTGCTCGGGGCGGGCGCCGACCCGCTGCTGCCGGACGCCGACGGGACGACGGCCCGCGCCCACGCGGAACGCCGCGGCTTCCGCGGGATCGCGGCCCTGCTGCGCGAGGCCGAAGCGCAGGCGGACCCGGACCACGGCACGGCCGAGCGACGATGA
- the cynS gene encoding cyanase, translating to MPHAQFDPTARQAIAITAVEAKIRKDLTWQQIADAAGLSVAFTTAAVLGQHALPEPAAQAVGELLGLDADAVALLQTIPTRGSIPGGIPTDPTIYRFYEMLQVYGTTLKALVHEQFGDGIISAINFKLDVKKVADPEGGERAVITLDGKYLPTKPF from the coding sequence ATGCCGCACGCCCAGTTCGACCCCACCGCCCGGCAGGCCATCGCCATCACCGCCGTCGAGGCCAAGATCCGCAAGGACCTCACCTGGCAGCAGATCGCGGACGCGGCCGGCCTGTCGGTGGCCTTCACCACCGCCGCCGTGCTCGGCCAGCACGCCCTGCCCGAGCCGGCCGCCCAGGCCGTCGGCGAGCTGCTCGGCCTGGACGCCGACGCGGTCGCACTGCTCCAGACGATCCCGACCCGGGGGTCGATCCCCGGCGGCATCCCGACGGACCCGACCATCTACCGCTTCTACGAGATGCTCCAGGTGTACGGCACCACGCTCAAGGCCCTGGTGCACGAGCAGTTCGGTGACGGCATCATCTCCGCGATCAACTTCAAGCTGGACGTGAAGAAGGTCGCCGACCCCGAGGGCGGCGAGCGTGCGGTGATCACCCTGGACGGCAAGTACCTGCCCACCAAGCCCTTCTGA
- a CDS encoding nucleoside deaminase: MSLIEPNAAELRHLERAVELAAEAVRAGDEPFGSVLVGADGQVLAEDRNRVHSLDDNTRHPEFELVRWATAHLTERQRAEATVFTSGEHCPMCAAAHGWAGLGRIVYAHSAAQLTDWLAELGVPPSPVRCLPIQDVVPGLTVQGPVPALTDRLRELHRAFRVGRPGTAAS; this comes from the coding sequence ATGTCCCTCATCGAACCGAACGCCGCCGAGCTGCGGCATCTGGAGCGCGCGGTCGAGCTGGCCGCCGAGGCGGTGCGGGCCGGGGACGAGCCGTTCGGCTCGGTCCTGGTCGGTGCCGACGGGCAGGTCCTGGCGGAGGACCGCAACCGGGTGCACAGCCTGGACGACAACACCCGGCATCCGGAGTTCGAGCTGGTCCGCTGGGCCACCGCCCATCTCACCGAGCGGCAGCGCGCGGAGGCCACCGTCTTCACCTCCGGGGAGCACTGCCCGATGTGCGCGGCCGCCCACGGCTGGGCCGGCCTCGGCCGGATCGTCTACGCCCACTCGGCCGCCCAGTTGACCGACTGGCTGGCCGAACTGGGCGTACCGCCGTCTCCGGTGCGCTGCCTGCCGATCCAGGACGTCGTGCCCGGCCTGACGGTGCAGGGCCCCGTCCCGGCCCTGACCGACCGCCTCCGCGAACTGCACCGCGCCTTCCGCGTCGGCCGGCCGGGCACGGCCGCTTCCTGA
- a CDS encoding response regulator transcription factor produces the protein MNRTEPAEPAEPSEPAEGTEPATVRLVLCDDHAVVRAGLRALLGSAPGIDVVGEADSGAEAVALAAKLVPDVVLMDLQLGDGMDGVEATRRITADSGGSVHVLVLTTYDTDADITRAIEAGATGYLLKAERPDELFTAIHSAAAGRTALSAPVAHRVMTRMRSPRPKLTVRELDILGQLARGLTNRDIAKALFLSEATVKTHLGRIYDKLGVDTRAGAVAVAKEQRLLP, from the coding sequence ATGAACCGGACCGAGCCCGCCGAGCCCGCCGAGCCCTCCGAGCCCGCCGAAGGCACCGAACCGGCGACCGTACGGCTCGTCCTGTGCGACGACCACGCCGTGGTCCGCGCCGGGCTGCGCGCCCTGCTCGGCAGCGCCCCGGGAATCGACGTGGTGGGCGAGGCGGACAGCGGCGCGGAGGCCGTCGCGCTCGCCGCGAAGCTGGTCCCCGACGTGGTTCTCATGGACCTGCAACTCGGCGACGGAATGGACGGAGTCGAGGCCACGCGCCGCATCACGGCCGACTCCGGCGGCTCGGTCCATGTGCTGGTCCTGACCACGTACGACACCGACGCCGACATCACCCGTGCCATCGAGGCGGGCGCCACCGGCTACCTGCTCAAGGCCGAGCGCCCCGACGAGCTGTTCACGGCCATCCACAGCGCCGCCGCCGGCCGCACCGCCCTGTCCGCTCCCGTCGCCCACCGGGTCATGACCCGCATGCGCAGCCCGCGCCCCAAACTCACCGTCCGCGAGCTCGACATACTCGGCCAGCTGGCCCGCGGGCTGACCAACCGGGACATTGCCAAGGCCCTCTTCCTGAGCGAGGCCACCGTCAAGACGCACCTGGGGCGCATCTACGACAAGCTCGGCGTCGACACCCGTGCGGGCGCCGTGGCCGTCGCCAAGGAACAGCGCCTGCTGCCCTGA
- a CDS encoding sensor histidine kinase: MPSRNRPSPAGPATADNESRRLAFVIHLAFFLLLGSALFRYVQRHNAQPQVPAVLALAGVLAVLYVVGHRRAVAAAGSTASGTAAVPGTDSPSSPGSASAGRGRPPLTGLLWLGALVGVWAVLVALAPSFAWCAVPLFYTALRTLPTPAAYTLVTFFTAFVVVAQLRLADRLDVDLVIGPPAVAALATAVFTYMDRQATRQAALIRDLVRTRRELAATERREGTLAERQRLAMEIHDTLAQSLSSQRMLLQAADRLWETEPARARAHLRTAGSIAESSLAEARRFVHDLAPADLAEGGGLESALRVLATRESTPELTVTCVVDGTPGPYGLPDRVQSALLRIAQGALANVREHSGATRAALTLTHLEDQVRLDIADNGRGFDTAALPERTVGVRGHGLPAIRARVGQLGGTLTIESAPGDGTVVSAAVPHRPTTAEVPTP, encoded by the coding sequence ATGCCGTCCAGGAACCGGCCTTCCCCGGCCGGCCCGGCCACCGCCGACAACGAGTCCCGCAGGCTCGCGTTCGTCATCCACCTGGCGTTCTTCCTGCTGCTCGGCTCCGCCCTGTTCCGGTACGTCCAGCGGCACAACGCCCAGCCCCAGGTGCCGGCTGTCCTGGCCCTGGCCGGCGTCCTCGCCGTGCTGTACGTCGTCGGCCACCGCAGGGCGGTCGCCGCGGCCGGCTCGACCGCCTCAGGAACGGCGGCGGTCCCCGGGACGGATTCGCCCTCCTCCCCGGGCTCGGCCTCCGCGGGCCGCGGACGGCCTCCCCTCACCGGGCTGCTGTGGCTGGGCGCGCTCGTCGGTGTGTGGGCCGTGCTGGTCGCCCTGGCGCCCAGCTTCGCCTGGTGCGCGGTGCCGCTGTTCTACACCGCGCTGCGCACCCTGCCGACGCCCGCCGCGTACACCCTGGTGACGTTCTTCACCGCCTTCGTGGTCGTCGCGCAACTGCGGCTGGCCGACCGGCTCGACGTGGACCTGGTGATCGGTCCCCCGGCCGTCGCCGCCCTGGCGACGGCGGTCTTCACCTACATGGACCGGCAGGCGACCCGGCAGGCCGCCCTGATCCGCGACCTGGTGCGCACCCGCCGCGAACTCGCCGCCACCGAGCGCCGCGAGGGCACTCTCGCCGAGCGCCAGCGGCTGGCCATGGAGATCCACGACACCCTCGCGCAGAGCCTGTCCAGCCAGCGGATGCTCCTCCAGGCCGCCGACCGGCTGTGGGAGACCGAACCGGCGCGGGCCCGCGCCCATCTGCGCACCGCCGGGTCGATCGCCGAGAGCAGCCTGGCCGAGGCTCGCCGGTTCGTGCACGACCTGGCGCCCGCCGACCTCGCCGAGGGCGGCGGCCTGGAGTCGGCCCTGCGGGTCCTGGCCACCCGCGAGAGCACGCCCGAACTCACCGTGACCTGTGTCGTCGACGGCACACCGGGACCGTACGGGCTGCCGGACCGGGTGCAGTCCGCGCTGCTGCGCATCGCCCAGGGCGCCCTCGCCAACGTCCGGGAGCACTCCGGTGCCACCCGGGCCGCCCTCACGCTCACCCACCTGGAGGACCAGGTCCGGCTGGACATCGCCGACAACGGTCGCGGCTTCGACACCGCCGCGCTGCCGGAGCGCACCGTCGGGGTCCGCGGACACGGCCTGCCCGCGATCCGGGCCAGGGTCGGCCAGCTGGGTGGCACCCTCACCATCGAGTCCGCGCCCGGTGACGGCACCGTCGTCTCCGCGGCCGTCCCGCACCGTCCCACTACCGCGGAGGTCCCCACTCCATGA
- a CDS encoding carbonic anhydrase: MRDLAQGVTRFQRDVHPTKADLFAHLAENHTPHTLFIGCSDARVVPELITASEPGELFVVRTAGNLVPSHTPGPDAVAAAIEYAVAVLGVSDIVVCGHSGCGAMTALAEAHDLRGVPAVAQWLRHADASRARTAGRGDVAALVRQNVLAQLANLVTHPSVARGLTEGALTLHGWVYDIATGGVENVGAAPQATASAA, encoded by the coding sequence ATGCGCGACCTCGCCCAGGGCGTCACGCGTTTCCAGCGGGACGTCCACCCCACCAAGGCGGACCTGTTCGCCCACCTCGCCGAGAACCACACGCCGCACACGCTGTTCATCGGCTGCTCCGACGCCCGCGTCGTCCCGGAGCTGATCACGGCCAGCGAACCGGGCGAGCTGTTCGTCGTCCGCACCGCGGGCAACCTCGTCCCGTCCCACACGCCGGGCCCCGACGCCGTGGCGGCGGCCATCGAGTACGCCGTGGCCGTCCTCGGCGTGTCCGACATCGTGGTGTGCGGGCACTCCGGCTGCGGCGCCATGACGGCCCTCGCCGAGGCCCACGACCTGCGCGGGGTGCCGGCGGTCGCCCAGTGGCTGCGGCACGCGGACGCCTCCCGCGCCCGTACCGCCGGCCGCGGGGACGTCGCCGCCCTGGTGCGCCAGAACGTGCTCGCCCAGCTGGCGAACCTGGTCACCCACCCCTCGGTCGCCCGCGGTCTGACCGAAGGCGCCCTCACCCTGCACGGCTGGGTCTACGACATCGCCACCGGAGGCGTCGAGAACGTCGGCGCCGCACCGCAGGCGACCGCGTCCGCGGCCTGA